GCGCAACACGTCGAGAAGCTGGGCTACACCCGCTTCTGGCTCGCCGAGCATCACAATATCCCTGGCATCGCCAGTGCTGCGACATCGGTCCTCATCGGCCATGTCGCGGCGGGCACCAGCACCCTGCGCATCGGCTCCGGCGGCATCATGCTGCCGAACCACGCACCTCTGATCATCGCCGAGCAATTCGGCACTCTTGAGGCCCTCTATCCCGGCCGCATCGACCTCGGACTCGGTCGTGCTCCTGGCACCGATCAAACCACATCGCGCGCCCTCCGCCGCGATCCCACCGCAGCCGATGATTTCCCGGATCAGGTTCAGGAGCTCATCGCTCTCTTGGGCCGCCCGAATCCCGCGCAGCGCGTGAAAGCCATCCCGGGCATGAATTCCCACGTGCCCGTCTGGCTGCTCGGCTCCAGCACCTTCAGCGCCCAGCTCGCCGCCTTCCTCGGCTTGCCTTTCGCCTTCGCCGCCCACTTCGCCCCGCGCCTGCTTCACCAGGCGCTCAAGATCTACCGCGACAACTTCCAGCCCTCCGAACGCTGGCCGGAACCTCACGCCATGGTCGGCGTCCCCGTGATCGCCGCGGATAGCGATGAAGAGGCGCGCCACCTCTCCACCTCCGTCCAGCAGCAGATCCTCAATCTCATCCGCCACGCACCGACACCCGTGCCCCCGCCGATTCCCAGCCTCGATGGCCGCTGGAGCCCGCAGGAAAAAGCCGCGGTCATGGATCACCTCGGCGCCCTCATCATCGGCGGCCCGGAAACCGTGAAATCGAAGCTCGAGGAATTCGTCGCATCCACTGGCGCGGATGAACTTATCATCCACTCCGGCTTCTATCGCCACGAAGATCGCAGGCGCAGCTACGAGATCGTCGCCCAAGCCGCAGGCCTTCCGCGCGTCACGGTTCCATCCGCTTGACCGTGTAGCCCTTCTTCGCAAGGTGGGCGCGCACGCCGTTCCTCCCGGTGTAGTGCGCCGCTCCCGCCGCGAAAAAATGCACCTCATCCGGTGACTTCTTCAGGGTCGCATCGATGTAATTCGCCATGATCACATCGCGATCCGTCAGCAGCCGCTTGATCAGCCGCTCGCCCAGTTCGCGATGCTCTCCTTCGGAAGTCGCCTTCAGTGCCTTGTCGCACTCCGCCTCGATCTTGTCCACGTCTCCCGAGATGTAAGCATCCACGAGATCCTTCGTGGAATCCTTTCTCTCATCGCGGTCCTTCTTCAGCAGGCGCAGCGTTTCCTTGAGCAGCACCACCTGCTCCTTCTCGTTGAAGTCGTGGAATCCCGCGAGCTGCTCCGCCGTCGTCTGCATCCCGGCAACCTTCTTCCCATCCTTTTCCGCCCGATCCCATAGCGCCATGTCAAGCGGCTTCCCGCCCTCCAGTTGGAAAGGCAGCATCGGCAGCATGATCGCGACGTACCAGGTCTTCAGCGGCTGAAAGGGAGTGGAATCCAGCTGCGGATTGATCAGCTTCAACTCCTCCTCAAGCCGCTTCCCCAGCTGTGGCCCGATCGAATCAGAGAGCTGCTTTCCATCGCGCCGGAGCACCAATTGCACCGCCCCTACCTGCGTCGCCGCATCAAAGGGAGCTTCGGTGTGCACCGCCGTCGCCTCCTTGAAGGCCTTCTCCGCCGCGGGGTGCAGCGTTGCCGCCGGTCCTGTTCCCACATGGATCGTGCCGAAAAGATAGGCCGGCTTCTTCACATCCTTCCCCTCGATCTTCCACAGCAGTGGCTTCACCGGATGGTCCGGCTCATCGGCGGCAAACAAGGGTGCCGCCAGCGCGGACGCCAGCCCTGCCAGCAGCACGCGGCAGGATCGGGAGAAGAAACGGGAGAGGAGCATTTCGCCCAAACAATGCCCGAGAACCCCGCCCGGACAAGACCCGGTTTACGCCTCCCGGTCGAGCGGATCCGGGCAGCGATCCCTCAAACGGCAGCGCCCGCAGTAGTCCCCCAGGAAAAGTTCATCCACCCAGCCGACCAGCTTTTCAAGATCCTCCGCCTCATCGGTCAGGAAGCCCGCCTCGAAGTTCCGCTTGTCCGCATGCTTCGCCCCCATCCCCGCACCGGTCAGATTCGGCGACCCCACAAAGGCCCGCTTCCCGTCCGCGATCACCGACTTCGTATGCACCCGCGGGCACAGCACCCGCTCGAACAAATCGCTCTCAAGCAGCACCGGATAGCGGTCGAAGTCCTCGCGGAAACGCGGCCCCGGCTCCTTCGCATGGATCAGCCGCACCGCCACGCCCTCCTCTACCAATTCCGCCAGCACCCGCAGGAACGGCACCGACCGCTTCCCCCGCGCGACATGCATGTCCTTGATGTCCGCCGTGACGATCCACAAAAAGCGCCGCGCCGAAGGCACCAGCTCCCCGATCACCCGGGTGTGGATCTCTTCGTTAAGGATCAGCTCGCGCACGCGGATATTGAAAGCCACGTGCGCGGCTTCGTCGATGCTTCCGCTCAGGCCAATTCCGGATCTTCCGGAGCGCGGCTCGCCCCTTGGCTGAGCAAGGCCACCGCCACCGAACCCAAGCTCACCAAGCCAGCGATCCACGGGATATTGGCCAGGCCCGGACCATGCAGGATCACGAAGCCACCGAGCCAAGCGCCGATCGCATTGCCCAGATTGAAGGCACCGATGTTCAAGCTGGATGCAAGCGTCTGGCTCCCTGAGCCCGCGTGACGCAGTACCCGCATCTGCAAGGGAGCCACCGTCGCAAAAGCCCCCGCACCGAGCAGCCCGGTGAAGACCACCACGGCCGCCTTGCTGTGGATCGCAAAACTCATCAAGCCCAAGACCGCCGCGAGGAAGATCAAGGAGCCGAACAAGGTCGCCGTCAGCCTCCTGTCGGCCAAGCGACCACCAATCAAGTTTCCCACGATCATTCCCCCACCGAATGCCAGCAGGATCGGCGAGACCGCCTTCTCGCTGAATCCGGAGATCCCCGTCAGGATTGGCTGGATATAGGTGAAGACCGCAAAAACCCCGGCCCAACTCAGCACCGTCATCAAAAGCCCGCTCAGCACCTTCGCACCGGTGACAGCAGCAATCTCCGAGCGAATATCGGACGGAGCTTCAGCCTTTCCCTTCTCCGCAGGCACCAGCCACGCGATCGCCGCAAGCCCCAGCACCCCGAGAATCGCCACCGCCCAAAAGGTCGCCCTCCAGCCCAGTTGCAAGCCCAGCCACGCGCCCGCCGGCACCCCGATCAGCGTCGCGAAGGTCAGTCCGGTGAACATCACCGAGATCGCCGAAGCCTTCCGCTCCTCGTTCACCAGCGTCGTCGCGACTACGGCTCCCACTCCGAAGAAAGTCCCGTGCGCCATCGAGGTGATCACCCGCGCCACCATCAGCAACGCATAGTTGGAAGCCACCGCACAGACCACGTTTCCCACGATGAAAATCCCCATCAGCGCGAGTAGCACTGACTTCCGCGGCCACCGGCTTGTGGCGAGCGTGAGCACTGGCGCCCCCAGGAAAACGCCCAGCGCATAGCCGCTGATCAGCAGCCCTGCCGCAGCAATTGTGACCTGCAGATCCGCGGCCACCTGCTGCAGCAAGCCCATGATCACAAATTCCGTGGTGCCGATCCCGAAGGCACCGACGGTGAGTGCGTAGACGGCCGCAGGCATCCGGCCGCCGCCGGAGGGAGAATCATGTGGAGCATGCATAGGCCGCCATCTTACCGCCTCGCCCTTGATTCATCCAATCTCTTGATCTAATCATATCGATAGATGGCAACGATCAAAGAAGGCATCACCGAACTGCGCCACCTCCGCTATTTTCTCGCGGTCGCGGAGACGCGGAACTTCCGGAAGGCAGCCCAAAACCTCTTTCTCTCCCAGCCCACGCTTTCCCATCAGATCAAGCAGCTGGAGATGCAGATGGGTGCACCGCTCTTCGAACGCCTGAGCCGCACCGTGCGCCTCACCGCCGCTGGCGAAATCCTGCGCAAGCGCGCGGTCTCGATGCTCCGCGAGCTCGACGACGCCAAGCGAGAGATCTCCGAGCTGCTCAGCATGGCCAGCGGCGAACTTCGCATCGGCATCGTCTCCACCGTGAATGTCGCCGTGATTCCGGAAGCGGTCGGCAATTTCCGGAACTCCCATCCTGGGGTTTCCGTTTCGGTGCGGGAACTCCAGATGGAACTCCTCGAAGCCGAACTGCTCGCCGGAAATCTCGACCTCGGCATCAGCTTCATGCACGAACGCCACGGCAAGCGCCTCGATACCGAGATGCTCTTCGTCGAACGCCTCGTCGCCGTCCTGCCGAAAGGCCATCCTCTCGCGAAACGGAAAAAAATCACCCTGCCCGACATGCTGACTCAGCCGATGGTCCTGCTCAGCCACGGCTTCTGCACCCGCGAACTCGTCCTCGAAAGCGTTTCCCTCCAGGGACTCGAACGCGTGCTCCGCCCCTCGATCGAAATGAACTCGATCGAGGGAGTGCTCGCCACCGTCCGGCAGACGAACATGGTAACTCTCATGCCCGAATCCGCCGTCCGCTGGGCCGCCTATCCGGACCTCGTCGTGAAACCGCTCGCCGACAAGGCGGAGAATCTCTCCTTCCGCCGTGTCGGCCTGGCATGGGTGAATGGAGGCCATCGCACCGCCGCTGCCTGCGCCTTTGCGGACGAAGTGAAGGCGGTGATCCGCAAGGAAGAGAAGGCCTGCAAGGGCAAGCGCATCAATCCTTCCGCTTCAGCAACGGGAAAAGGATGACGTCGCGGATCGTCGGCGCTCCGGTAAGCATCATGATCAGGCGATCGATGCCGATACCGATGCCACCGGCCGGCGGCATGCCGTGCTCCATGGTCTCGATGAAATCGTAGTCCACCTTCTGCGTCTCCTCGCCGGACTGGTGCTCCAGGCGCGCGCGCTGGACATCGGGGTCATTGAGCTCCGAGTAACCGGGCGAAATCTCCTGTCCATTGATCACCAGCTCGTAGACCTCCACGGTCTTGCCGCCGGGGCTCAGCTTCGCGAGCGGAACCAGCTCGCTGGAAACGCGGGTCACGAAGCAAGGATCGAAAGACTTCTCCTCCACCAGCTTCTCGAAGACCTGCTGGACAACTTCGTGGTCCTCCATCTCGGGCGAGATCTGCACGCCGAGTTGGTCGCAACGCTCGCGGCGCTGCTCCGGGGTGATCGTGAAGAAATCCGCACCCGCCGCTTCCGCCACGAGGTCGTTGTAATCCGCGCGCTTCCAAGGACGCTCCAGATTGATGGTGCGGACGACATTGCCTTCCTCATCCTTGTGCTCCAGCTTCAGCGTGCCGCGGAACTTCTCCGCGAGGTGGCAGATCAGGGATTCCACAAGATCCGCCATGATCTCGAAGTCGGCGAAAGCCTGGTAGGCCTCCAGCATCGTGAACTCCGGATTGTGGCGGCGGGAAATGCCTTCGTTGCGGAAATTACGGTTCAGTTCGAAGACCTTCGTGAAGCCACCTACCAGCAGGCGCTTCAGGAACAGCTCCGGCGCGATGCGCATCGTCAGCGGCATGCCCAGCGCATTGTGGAAAGTTTCAAAGGGACGCGCCGCGGCACCGCCGGGGATGTCCTGCAGCATCGGCGTTTCCACTTCGAGGTAACCGCGCTCGTGGAAGAAGGCGCGCATCTCTGCCACCATCTTGCTGCGGGTCACGAAAACCTCCGCGCTTTCCTCATTCGACATCAGGTCGAGGTGGCGCTTGCGGTACTTGATCTCGCGATCCGCCACACCGTGCCACTTGTCAGGCATCGGCCGCAGCGACTTGGAGAGGACCGTGAACTTCGACACCTTGATCGATGGCTCGCCGGTGCGGGTCACGAAGGTTTCACCCTCGATGCCGAGCCAATCGCCGCGATCAAGGCATTCGAAAATCGCGAGATCTTCCGGCGAGAGCTCTTTGATCGAAAGGTAACCCTGGATCCCGCCGTGAATGTCACCCACGTGGAAGAAGCAAGACTTGCCCATGTTTCGCAGGCCGGTGATGCGGCCGGCCACCTTCACTTGCAGGCCCTCGGTGAAATTCTCACGCAGATCACCCGGAGTGTGCGTGGTTTCATAGGCGGAGCCGTAGGGATCCACGCCGAGTTCGCGCAGTTTACCCAGCTTCTCACGGCGGACGGCGATGAGTTCAGCTTCGGTGGAATGCGGTTGAGTTGCTTCGGACATGGCGGCGCAGGCAGTAAAGGGCGGAGGCGAAAGAGTCCAGAGCCCAAATACAAGACACTGAAAAAGAAAGGACCGCGGCCCCGGCATGGACAGGCCCCGAATACGGAAAACCGCGCCCGTCCGGAGCCGGACGCGGTACGAATCCCCGATCAAAGAAGGGTTCAGGGAACTTGGGTGACCACCAGACGCAGGAAGGATTTCCCTTCGCTCGCGCCCGCGACGCGGAAGCTGCGCAGCGCAAATCCGGCTGCCGGAACAGTCACTCCCGTCGTCACTGCCGTGACTTCCTCCACGCTGGCATCCCAGTTCGAAAGATCGGTGCTGCCTTCTACCTCGTAGCGGATTCCATCAACCTCTGCAATGCGACGCCCCCCCTCAGCAGTGAAGCTCGCTCCGTTGCGAGCCGCGATCGTGAGCACTCCGCCCTGCACTTGCGGGACGATCACGCGGACACCCGGACTCGTCAGTTCGGTCGGATTGCCCCCGGTGGCAAACTCGATCAGGTTGGCCACGCCATCGGAGTCGCCATCTGCATCCGCTCCGGTCAGGGCCGCAGGCAGGCCGGTGCCGAGGATCCAGCTTTCAAAGGCCGTCTCCGCGGCACCATTCGTGACATTCAGGAAGCCATAGCCCGCGAGATTCGGATGGATGTGCTGGGCACCGGAGCCCGGCGCGCCCCAGACACCGGTCGCAAGGGTCTGACTGCCGATCACCACCGAGCGCACGGTATCCACTTCCGCGTGATAGAGATCCAGCGTCG
This portion of the Luteolibacter luteus genome encodes:
- a CDS encoding LLM class flavin-dependent oxidoreductase, with the protein product MKLLSEIPLSVLDLSPIVEGGTISESFRNSVDLAQHVEKLGYTRFWLAEHHNIPGIASAATSVLIGHVAAGTSTLRIGSGGIMLPNHAPLIIAEQFGTLEALYPGRIDLGLGRAPGTDQTTSRALRRDPTAADDFPDQVQELIALLGRPNPAQRVKAIPGMNSHVPVWLLGSSTFSAQLAAFLGLPFAFAAHFAPRLLHQALKIYRDNFQPSERWPEPHAMVGVPVIAADSDEEARHLSTSVQQQILNLIRHAPTPVPPPIPSLDGRWSPQEKAAVMDHLGALIIGGPETVKSKLEEFVASTGADELIIHSGFYRHEDRRRSYEIVAQAAGLPRVTVPSA
- the lysS gene encoding lysine--tRNA ligase, with the translated sequence MSEATQPHSTEAELIAVRREKLGKLRELGVDPYGSAYETTHTPGDLRENFTEGLQVKVAGRITGLRNMGKSCFFHVGDIHGGIQGYLSIKELSPEDLAIFECLDRGDWLGIEGETFVTRTGEPSIKVSKFTVLSKSLRPMPDKWHGVADREIKYRKRHLDLMSNEESAEVFVTRSKMVAEMRAFFHERGYLEVETPMLQDIPGGAAARPFETFHNALGMPLTMRIAPELFLKRLLVGGFTKVFELNRNFRNEGISRRHNPEFTMLEAYQAFADFEIMADLVESLICHLAEKFRGTLKLEHKDEEGNVVRTINLERPWKRADYNDLVAEAAGADFFTITPEQRRERCDQLGVQISPEMEDHEVVQQVFEKLVEEKSFDPCFVTRVSSELVPLAKLSPGGKTVEVYELVINGQEISPGYSELNDPDVQRARLEHQSGEETQKVDYDFIETMEHGMPPAGGIGIGIDRLIMMLTGAPTIRDVILFPLLKRKD
- a CDS encoding LysR substrate-binding domain-containing protein; this encodes MATIKEGITELRHLRYFLAVAETRNFRKAAQNLFLSQPTLSHQIKQLEMQMGAPLFERLSRTVRLTAAGEILRKRAVSMLRELDDAKREISELLSMASGELRIGIVSTVNVAVIPEAVGNFRNSHPGVSVSVRELQMELLEAELLAGNLDLGISFMHERHGKRLDTEMLFVERLVAVLPKGHPLAKRKKITLPDMLTQPMVLLSHGFCTRELVLESVSLQGLERVLRPSIEMNSIEGVLATVRQTNMVTLMPESAVRWAAYPDLVVKPLADKAENLSFRRVGLAWVNGGHRTAAACAFADEVKAVIRKEEKACKGKRINPSASATGKG
- a CDS encoding phospholipase D-like domain-containing protein; this encodes MRELILNEEIHTRVIGELVPSARRFLWIVTADIKDMHVARGKRSVPFLRVLAELVEEGVAVRLIHAKEPGPRFREDFDRYPVLLESDLFERVLCPRVHTKSVIADGKRAFVGSPNLTGAGMGAKHADKRNFEAGFLTDEAEDLEKLVGWVDELFLGDYCGRCRLRDRCPDPLDREA
- a CDS encoding TraB/GumN family protein, coding for MLLSRFFSRSCRVLLAGLASALAAPLFAADEPDHPVKPLLWKIEGKDVKKPAYLFGTIHVGTGPAATLHPAAEKAFKEATAVHTEAPFDAATQVGAVQLVLRRDGKQLSDSIGPQLGKRLEEELKLINPQLDSTPFQPLKTWYVAIMLPMLPFQLEGGKPLDMALWDRAEKDGKKVAGMQTTAEQLAGFHDFNEKEQVVLLKETLRLLKKDRDERKDSTKDLVDAYISGDVDKIEAECDKALKATSEGEHRELGERLIKRLLTDRDVIMANYIDATLKKSPDEVHFFAAGAAHYTGRNGVRAHLAKKGYTVKRMEP
- a CDS encoding MFS transporter, whose product is MHAPHDSPSGGGRMPAAVYALTVGAFGIGTTEFVIMGLLQQVAADLQVTIAAAGLLISGYALGVFLGAPVLTLATSRWPRKSVLLALMGIFIVGNVVCAVASNYALLMVARVITSMAHGTFFGVGAVVATTLVNEERKASAISVMFTGLTFATLIGVPAGAWLGLQLGWRATFWAVAILGVLGLAAIAWLVPAEKGKAEAPSDIRSEIAAVTGAKVLSGLLMTVLSWAGVFAVFTYIQPILTGISGFSEKAVSPILLAFGGGMIVGNLIGGRLADRRLTATLFGSLIFLAAVLGLMSFAIHSKAAVVVFTGLLGAGAFATVAPLQMRVLRHAGSGSQTLASSLNIGAFNLGNAIGAWLGGFVILHGPGLANIPWIAGLVSLGSVAVALLSQGASRAPEDPELA